In a genomic window of Planctomycetaceae bacterium:
- a CDS encoding YXWGXW repeat-containing protein: MNNSKAMLAMGVGVAAMLLLSGCSGGTMVYRSTAAPTAYGYNDVPPPPEPRSEAVPPSPGPNYAWVGGYWDWTGSEYVWVPGYWTVPPTGTTRWVSPRYESRDGGVYVYYRGYWDRDDWREEQRERREEMREERRERLEDAREREEERRERLRDRYDD; encoded by the coding sequence ATGAACAATTCAAAGGCAATGTTGGCTATGGGTGTGGGCGTGGCCGCGATGCTGCTGCTGTCGGGATGTTCGGGCGGAACGATGGTCTATCGCTCGACAGCGGCGCCGACGGCGTACGGGTATAACGACGTGCCTCCGCCGCCGGAGCCTCGTTCTGAGGCGGTCCCGCCCAGCCCCGGGCCCAACTACGCCTGGGTCGGCGGGTACTGGGACTGGACCGGATCGGAATACGTCTGGGTTCCGGGGTACTGGACGGTTCCTCCGACCGGAACGACCCGATGGGTTTCGCCGCGTTATGAAAGCCGCGACGGCGGGGTGTATGTTTACTACCGCGGCTATTGGGACCGCGACGACTGGCGCGAGGAGCAGCGCGAGCGGCGCGAGGAAATGCGAGAGGAGCGGCGCGAACGCCTCGAGGATGCCCGCGAGCGAGAAGAAGAGCGGCGCGAACGCTTGCGCGACCGCTATGACGACTAG
- a CDS encoding DUF6785 family protein, with protein sequence MTSRSVILGLVLAALICGVTFFNDMVLHGTFMVGNYMPISVFGALFLLVVVANPLLGVLWPNRRFSGLELAVVVGLALVACSIPGRGLMHSFTNTLMLPHDRAESADWKSTEVIKVLRSYMLTDADPKAVSDFLTGGLSDVPWQHWTRTLTFWLPLLLCLSLAMMALAVVVHRQWSHHERLRYPIVTFADALMPDQNGNIASILRNRVFWVAAVLVLAVHLVNYYALYNVNMFSIPMSVDWRPVTRLFPQFNQAGGWWLVIQPICLTAVGFAFFLSLDLSLSLGLAPYVYLAVVAFFMSQGTSIEKGKFFAVYPGAFAHAGAFFGLFLMLLFSGRRYYGTVFGRALLLPVSRETQPSAVWAARLFLIALACFVLLLAKAGVDWPLAILYSIEAVIIYTVISRIVAETGTFFIHPYHFPCIVLLGFLGISAIDVRSLAIMMMVSTLAFIGSRESLMPFMATALKLFEKRGGQSQRFGRLAVVALLLGLAVALPATLYIQYSKGARNVGAGDQEWTREMVPFYALDAVAAFKKQIDITPELRQQQSVTGLGRYLNASPDLPAVTAFGVAVALVLAFSALRMRFTWWPIHPVLFAVLGTMESKTLANSFLLGWLIKLVVTRLFGSRGYQGLKPIMIGLIAGDLMGGIIPMIHGAIYYLLGYGSPHAFRVLPA encoded by the coding sequence ATGACGTCACGGTCGGTCATTCTGGGTCTGGTGCTGGCGGCGCTGATCTGCGGCGTCACGTTCTTCAATGACATGGTCCTGCACGGGACCTTCATGGTGGGCAATTACATGCCCATCTCCGTCTTCGGGGCGCTGTTCCTGCTGGTGGTGGTGGCCAATCCGCTGCTGGGGGTGCTCTGGCCGAATCGCCGCTTCAGCGGGCTCGAACTGGCGGTCGTAGTGGGGCTGGCGCTGGTGGCCTGCAGCATTCCCGGCAGGGGGTTGATGCACTCCTTCACCAACACCCTCATGCTGCCCCACGATCGCGCCGAAAGCGCCGACTGGAAGAGCACCGAAGTCATCAAGGTCCTGCGTTCCTACATGCTCACCGACGCCGATCCCAAGGCCGTCTCTGACTTCCTGACCGGCGGTCTCTCCGACGTCCCCTGGCAGCACTGGACGCGCACGCTGACATTCTGGCTGCCCCTGCTGCTGTGCCTGTCCCTGGCCATGATGGCGCTGGCCGTCGTGGTACACCGCCAGTGGTCGCACCACGAGCGCCTGCGCTATCCCATCGTCACCTTCGCCGACGCGCTGATGCCCGACCAGAACGGCAACATCGCCTCGATCCTGCGCAACAGGGTGTTCTGGGTGGCTGCCGTGCTGGTGCTGGCGGTGCATCTGGTCAACTACTACGCCCTGTACAACGTCAACATGTTCAGCATCCCCATGTCGGTCGACTGGCGCCCCGTCACGAGGTTGTTCCCGCAGTTCAACCAGGCCGGCGGGTGGTGGTTGGTGATTCAGCCGATCTGCCTGACCGCTGTCGGGTTTGCGTTTTTCCTCTCGCTGGATCTGTCGCTGTCACTGGGGTTGGCGCCGTACGTTTACCTGGCGGTGGTGGCCTTTTTCATGAGCCAGGGCACCTCCATCGAGAAGGGCAAATTCTTCGCCGTCTACCCCGGCGCGTTCGCTCACGCCGGGGCGTTCTTCGGGCTGTTCCTGATGCTCCTGTTCTCCGGGCGGCGATACTACGGGACCGTGTTCGGCCGGGCGCTGCTGCTGCCGGTGTCGCGCGAAACTCAGCCCTCGGCGGTCTGGGCGGCCAGGCTCTTCCTGATCGCCCTCGCGTGCTTTGTGCTGCTGCTGGCAAAGGCGGGGGTGGACTGGCCGCTGGCGATCCTGTACTCGATCGAGGCTGTCATTATCTATACCGTCATCTCGCGCATCGTGGCCGAGACGGGCACCTTCTTCATCCACCCGTATCACTTTCCGTGCATCGTGCTGCTGGGGTTCCTGGGAATCTCGGCCATCGATGTGCGGTCGCTGGCGATCATGATGATGGTCTCGACGCTGGCGTTCATCGGCTCGCGCGAGTCTCTCATGCCGTTCATGGCCACGGCGCTGAAGCTCTTCGAGAAGCGCGGCGGGCAATCGCAACGGTTCGGTCGCCTGGCGGTCGTGGCGCTGCTGCTGGGGCTGGCGGTGGCGCTGCCGGCGACGCTGTACATCCAGTACAGCAAGGGCGCCCGCAACGTCGGCGCCGGCGACCAGGAATGGACGCGCGAGATGGTTCCGTTTTACGCCCTGGACGCCGTCGCGGCATTCAAGAAGCAGATCGACATCACGCCCGAGCTGCGCCAGCAGCAATCCGTCACTGGGCTGGGTCGCTATCTCAACGCCAGCCCCGATCTGCCGGCCGTCACGGCCTTCGGCGTGGCGGTGGCGCTGGTGCTGGCCTTCAGCGCCTTGCGGATGCGGTTCACGTGGTGGCCGATCCACCCGGTGCTCTTTGCGGTGCTGGGCACGATGGAGAGCAAGACGCTGGCCAATTCGTTTCTGTTGGGATGGCTGATCAAGCTCGTCGTCACGCGGCTTTTCGGCAGCCGCGGATACCAGGGGCTCAAGCCGATCATGATCGGCCTCATTGCCGGCGACCTCATGGGCGGGATCATCCCCATGATCCACGGCGCGATCTACTATCTCCTGGGCTACGGTTCTCCGCACGCCTTCCGCGTTCTACCGGCCTAA